Proteins from one Entomospira culicis genomic window:
- a CDS encoding ATP-dependent Clp protease proteolytic subunit gives MEDKEKKDDKIIIDKELINTRSIIVSGQVDSELAEKIVKQLLVLDAKNHEPITLYVDSPGGSIDSGFAIFDAVRFLKSPVYTLVMGLAASMGAMILLSAPKERRLGFANSRYLIHQPLIGGIRGVATEIEIHAKEMLKYREKINMIISEETGQPIEKVQQDTDRDFWLNAEEAIQYGLISKIITKKSDLEALQKS, from the coding sequence ATGGAAGATAAAGAAAAAAAAGATGATAAAATCATCATAGATAAAGAGCTAATCAATACACGATCGATCATTGTCAGCGGTCAAGTTGATAGCGAACTTGCCGAAAAGATCGTAAAACAACTCTTGGTGCTAGATGCCAAAAATCATGAGCCCATCACATTGTATGTTGACTCCCCCGGTGGATCGATTGACTCTGGCTTTGCAATTTTTGATGCTGTAAGATTTTTAAAATCACCTGTCTATACCCTCGTAATGGGATTAGCTGCCAGCATGGGAGCAATGATTCTCCTCTCTGCACCCAAGGAGCGCCGTCTAGGCTTTGCCAATAGTCGCTATCTTATTCACCAACCACTCATTGGCGGTATTCGCGGTGTAGCTACCGAAATTGAAATTCATGCTAAAGAGATGCTCAAGTATCGAGAAAAAATCAACATGATTATCTCTGAAGAGACCGGGCAACCGATAGAAAAAGTTCAACAAGACACCGATCGAGATTTCTGGCTCAATGCAGAAGAGGCAATTCAGTATGGTTTAATTAGTAAAATTATTACCAAAAAGAGCGACCTCGAAGCATTGCAAAAGAGCTAA
- a CDS encoding periplasmic-type flagellar collar protein FlbB: MAGYGKIGVTVRVTTLLLIIFLLAFIVAPLLFNILGLPGMQNPIYTRISRSLRLSGPAPASTVNGVDLLEQERLQILSQTLDNRELELAQKEALFQSKLEELEAREQIIGAQEEELNQRAEVIAIRLQGLDDFEGNLLLNAQNLSNMPPAQAVAILENITSDQVLIEHLLAADRYAVAQGRMSLSSVWISMMNAERAGRIMEKMATPS, translated from the coding sequence ATGGCAGGATATGGTAAAATTGGCGTAACGGTGAGGGTTACAACTTTATTGCTGATTATTTTTTTATTAGCATTTATCGTTGCTCCCTTGTTATTTAACATTTTGGGTCTACCGGGTATGCAAAATCCTATCTATACACGTATTAGTCGTTCTTTAAGGCTTAGTGGACCTGCGCCTGCTTCTACGGTGAACGGTGTTGATTTACTGGAGCAGGAGCGCTTACAAATTTTGTCGCAAACCTTGGATAATCGCGAGTTGGAGCTAGCGCAGAAAGAGGCGCTTTTCCAAAGTAAGCTAGAGGAGCTTGAGGCGCGTGAGCAGATTATCGGTGCGCAAGAGGAAGAGTTGAATCAGCGTGCAGAGGTGATTGCTATTCGTTTGCAGGGGCTAGATGATTTTGAGGGCAATCTTTTATTGAATGCCCAGAATTTGAGTAATATGCCTCCTGCGCAGGCGGTGGCGATTCTGGAGAATATCACTAGCGATCAGGTATTGATTGAGCATCTCTTAGCTGCCGATCGTTACGCTGTTGCACAAGGGCGTATGTCGCTCTCGTCGGTTTGGATTTCGATGATGAATGCTGAACGTGCTGGGCGAATTATGGAGAAGATGGCAACGCCGTCGTAG
- the lptB gene encoding LPS export ABC transporter ATP-binding protein → MEPSASNAVLSLQSLVKYYKSYLATDNVSFDLYPGEIVGLLGTNGAGKSSIFKMIAGFLRWDAGNILLNGTALPSHSPETRARRGLAYMPQEPSIFRKMSVQDNLLAGIEMLYPKASDAHVKLEQLSTEFNLTKLLSQPASTLSGGERRRLELARALAIQPNVLLLDEPFAGVDLRYTQELGSLITPLKKKDIAILITDHNAKEILSLADRILLLHQGRLIAQAKSDEILDHPQAHLYFSNIYH, encoded by the coding sequence GTGGAACCATCAGCCTCTAACGCGGTGCTAAGCCTGCAAAGCTTAGTCAAATATTACAAGAGCTACCTTGCCACCGATAACGTCTCCTTCGATCTTTATCCCGGAGAAATTGTCGGCTTACTCGGCACCAATGGCGCGGGAAAAAGCTCTATTTTCAAGATGATAGCAGGCTTCTTACGCTGGGATGCTGGAAATATTTTGCTCAACGGCACGGCACTGCCTTCGCACTCTCCAGAGACCCGCGCCCGGCGTGGTCTTGCCTATATGCCTCAAGAGCCGTCGATCTTTCGCAAAATGAGTGTGCAAGATAATCTCTTAGCTGGCATAGAGATGCTCTACCCCAAAGCCAGCGATGCACACGTCAAACTTGAACAACTCAGCACCGAATTCAACCTGACAAAACTCCTTTCTCAACCGGCAAGCACGCTTTCAGGGGGAGAGAGGCGTCGGCTAGAACTTGCTCGCGCACTGGCCATCCAACCCAACGTCCTCCTCCTGGACGAACCCTTCGCCGGTGTCGACCTGCGCTACACCCAAGAGCTCGGATCGCTCATCACCCCGCTCAAAAAGAAAGATATCGCCATCCTCATCACCGACCACAACGCCAAAGAGATCCTCTCCCTTGCCGATCGCATCCTCCTTTTACATCAAGGTCGCCTCATCGCCCAAGCAAAAAGCGACGAAATCCTCGACCATCCCCAAGCGCACCTTTATTTTAGTAACATTTATCATTAA
- a CDS encoding exodeoxyribonuclease V subunit gamma, giving the protein MAYHIHITNEFNNLFVQGDSSKWFNGNLFQQELLLITQNQQIKHWLVNTATEVFGIAPFLEEHCQLSDQAIRQLLPKMAGIEEQFNFSKEFDKSKRQILFTPDLRLIIYKYLEKKIAEEDPLFAPVIAYLRAQEEQKTTLQSSRLFALASSVATLMEQYSARYDPLMEAWQANTLHKGDVEEQNNFFSATQQWQQRLWYDLFGDPHQARYALPSDVVRAVLKAESGYTGSLKRIIIVGTPFLHPLHHRFFIHLAKHLEVHFIVYSAVALKTQENVALMSAFDRQYMGALEEYYLQLKTDELEYQEHFEDKKGTHALVRVQQAIAFHEKVTQEDLPRDDSMRVIACSDPLREVEVLRDSLLHALNDDPQLQLHDICVVMSDPALYTPYLSKVFLDKGQGNVDLPIHFDDLLASASLSPSYQLILDLLGLTATRLSRSQILELLQNELLMARLDVTQDDLAIWQAYTENYHIAWGFDQEHKAQEVAGASDNFTWLAAFRRYLDDYLWDTKENLQEVHAPSIGKLIYVVHQLYEDFHTVAQERLSLEEWVDYLEPKLARFLPDTQARNGQINLFRSLNEIGSALNQLKDDKFVDNKIPFVVVMQLIKESMEREVERTLHQSSAQGILCAPIAALRLIPFKLVAFLGMNEERYPSQESANSAGYNLSELFKKTFIMSRSNNERASFLETFLSAKERVLFFYQASDRQSGQTLEPSSVIFDLFRQVELPLSFDHEKGYPLLQSMPLYPFHASLFHTADPKQQTFSQQASDLAQAYYAEKKEDIIEPQMPIFASQPLHYPEKMRLTDLVDFIWQPLESAMDYHLEQGYQAPEIDGDKEQYHLSSKVRKLLFSRLLERIITEESPASTLVETIWQEALAEGEIIKSVYLESYYEEFRQLAELAVPKIREKSQGRALSAKLPQQKYAITLEAEDSPRTWSFTLKDCYENQAEETFYRYILSSYVQNKEKICNVGYDWSYRIEEKLINTLWHLAGMPDKLEVILGLFIRPENEAIKFCLNPPSEQDTPPKAQEPLDLATFRRLVELYKENLASPLVMSSGIWVGLMEKSYKDDAELIKNYKTILEKKMTDEFHPEQKLVDRLAYLGVDVEAFAKRDLSEKEQEMLTFLWNNFFQQ; this is encoded by the coding sequence ATGGCTTATCATATCCACATTACCAATGAATTTAACAACCTTTTTGTGCAAGGCGATAGTAGCAAGTGGTTCAACGGCAATCTTTTCCAGCAAGAGCTTCTCCTTATTACCCAAAACCAACAGATTAAACACTGGCTGGTGAACACGGCTACGGAAGTCTTTGGTATTGCGCCCTTTTTGGAGGAGCATTGTCAGCTCTCTGATCAAGCAATTCGACAGTTGCTTCCGAAGATGGCAGGGATTGAGGAGCAATTTAATTTTAGTAAAGAGTTTGACAAGAGTAAGCGTCAGATTCTCTTTACGCCTGATTTACGTCTGATTATTTACAAATATTTGGAGAAGAAGATTGCCGAAGAAGATCCGCTCTTTGCACCGGTGATTGCGTATTTACGCGCGCAAGAAGAGCAAAAAACGACATTGCAAAGTTCACGCCTCTTTGCGTTGGCAAGCTCGGTAGCCACATTAATGGAGCAGTATAGCGCGCGCTACGACCCGTTAATGGAGGCGTGGCAAGCCAACACCTTACATAAGGGCGACGTAGAGGAGCAGAACAATTTTTTTTCTGCAACGCAACAGTGGCAACAGCGTCTGTGGTACGATCTCTTTGGGGATCCTCATCAGGCGCGATACGCATTGCCCAGCGATGTTGTCCGTGCGGTGCTCAAAGCCGAAAGTGGGTATACGGGGAGTCTCAAGCGTATTATTATTGTGGGTACGCCCTTTTTACACCCATTGCATCACCGATTTTTTATCCATTTAGCAAAGCATTTAGAGGTACACTTCATCGTTTATAGTGCCGTTGCGCTCAAAACGCAAGAGAACGTCGCCTTGATGAGTGCCTTTGATCGACAATACATGGGGGCGCTTGAGGAGTATTATCTACAACTCAAAACCGATGAGTTGGAGTATCAAGAGCACTTTGAGGATAAAAAAGGTACGCATGCCTTGGTGAGAGTGCAACAGGCGATTGCGTTTCATGAAAAAGTTACGCAAGAAGATCTGCCACGAGATGATTCGATGCGGGTGATTGCCTGTAGCGATCCTTTGCGTGAGGTGGAGGTGTTGCGCGACTCTCTTTTGCATGCGCTCAACGATGATCCCCAATTGCAGTTGCACGATATTTGTGTGGTGATGAGCGATCCTGCGCTCTACACGCCTTATCTTAGCAAGGTCTTTTTGGATAAGGGTCAAGGTAATGTCGACCTGCCCATTCACTTTGATGATCTCTTAGCAAGCGCCTCGCTATCACCTAGCTATCAACTTATCTTAGATCTCTTGGGTTTAACTGCTACGCGACTCTCTCGATCGCAAATATTAGAACTTCTGCAGAATGAACTCTTGATGGCGCGTTTAGACGTTACGCAAGATGATTTAGCAATTTGGCAAGCGTACACCGAGAATTATCACATTGCTTGGGGCTTTGACCAGGAGCATAAAGCCCAAGAGGTAGCTGGGGCAAGTGATAACTTTACATGGTTAGCGGCCTTTCGGCGCTATTTAGATGATTATCTATGGGACACGAAAGAGAATTTGCAGGAAGTCCACGCACCGAGCATCGGGAAGCTGATCTATGTGGTGCATCAGTTGTATGAGGATTTTCATACGGTGGCGCAAGAGCGTCTCTCTTTGGAGGAGTGGGTCGATTACCTAGAGCCAAAACTGGCGCGCTTTCTCCCTGATACGCAAGCGCGTAATGGGCAAATCAACCTCTTTCGATCGCTCAATGAGATTGGCTCGGCGCTTAATCAACTGAAAGATGATAAGTTTGTCGACAATAAAATTCCCTTTGTTGTCGTGATGCAACTGATTAAAGAGTCGATGGAGCGTGAGGTGGAGCGTACCTTACACCAATCTTCGGCGCAGGGTATCTTGTGCGCACCCATCGCGGCACTACGCCTTATTCCCTTTAAGTTAGTTGCCTTTTTGGGCATGAACGAGGAGCGTTATCCTTCGCAAGAGAGTGCTAATAGCGCGGGCTATAATTTGAGCGAACTCTTTAAAAAGACCTTTATTATGAGTCGAAGCAACAACGAACGGGCAAGCTTTTTGGAGACGTTCTTATCTGCTAAAGAGAGAGTGCTCTTCTTTTACCAAGCTAGCGACCGTCAGAGCGGTCAAACCCTTGAGCCTAGTTCGGTCATTTTCGATCTCTTTCGACAGGTCGAGCTACCGCTTAGTTTCGACCATGAAAAGGGGTATCCGTTGCTACAAAGCATGCCTCTCTACCCCTTCCACGCCTCTCTTTTTCATACAGCTGACCCAAAGCAACAGACATTTAGCCAGCAGGCAAGTGATCTTGCGCAAGCGTATTACGCAGAGAAAAAAGAGGATATCATTGAGCCACAGATGCCGATATTCGCCTCGCAACCGCTCCACTATCCAGAGAAAATGCGCCTAACAGATTTGGTCGATTTTATTTGGCAACCGTTAGAGAGCGCTATGGATTATCACCTTGAACAAGGATACCAAGCTCCCGAAATTGATGGCGATAAAGAGCAGTATCACTTGTCTAGCAAGGTGAGGAAATTGCTCTTTTCCCGTCTATTAGAACGCATCATTACCGAAGAGAGTCCGGCATCAACCTTGGTAGAGACGATCTGGCAAGAGGCTCTTGCAGAGGGAGAGATTATTAAGAGTGTCTATCTGGAGAGCTACTATGAGGAATTTCGTCAACTTGCCGAGCTTGCCGTGCCAAAAATCCGTGAAAAGAGTCAGGGAAGAGCACTCTCGGCAAAATTACCCCAGCAGAAGTATGCAATCACCTTGGAGGCGGAGGATAGCCCCCGTACATGGAGCTTTACTCTCAAAGATTGCTATGAAAATCAAGCCGAAGAGACATTCTATCGCTACATCCTATCATCTTATGTGCAAAATAAAGAGAAGATCTGCAACGTGGGATATGATTGGAGTTATCGTATTGAAGAGAAGCTGATCAACACATTGTGGCACTTAGCTGGCATGCCCGATAAGCTGGAGGTGATACTTGGTCTTTTTATCCGACCCGAGAATGAAGCGATCAAATTTTGCCTTAATCCACCAAGCGAACAAGATACACCGCCAAAAGCACAAGAGCCACTTGATTTGGCGACCTTTAGACGCTTGGTAGAACTCTATAAAGAGAACCTTGCCAGCCCATTGGTGATGAGTTCTGGTATTTGGGTTGGCTTGATGGAAAAATCTTATAAAGATGATGCTGAGCTAATAAAAAACTACAAAACCATCCTAGAAAAGAAGATGACCGATGAGTTTCATCCGGAGCAAAAGTTGGTGGATAGGTTAGCGTACTTAGGTGTTGATGTTGAAGCGTTTGCCAAGAGGGATCTATCTGAAAAAGAGCAAGAGATGTTGACGTTTTTATGGAATAACTTTTTTCAACAATAA
- a CDS encoding flagellar hook capping FlgD N-terminal domain-containing protein yields MDGIQNFSQGNQSLTDVHRYSALELARLEEQAAAFNTATALENGGRLPTQELGKDEFLKLLITQLQHQDPTKPLEDKEFIAQTAQFTALETSKEMAYQLKMIGEQLGGRLGGEKTLSFLGKEVDIYTEQGNVITGRVTQVKLNADNGTSLIEVGGREYSPELVRAVREVKSEPIAPLQQNMHAFNMYESAVPNVVAQPQSE; encoded by the coding sequence ATGGACGGTATTCAGAATTTTTCTCAAGGAAATCAGAGTCTCACCGATGTGCATCGCTACTCGGCACTAGAATTGGCTCGACTAGAGGAGCAAGCAGCCGCGTTTAATACGGCTACCGCCTTAGAAAACGGTGGACGTTTACCTACGCAGGAGTTGGGCAAAGACGAATTCTTGAAGCTTTTAATCACTCAGCTTCAACATCAAGATCCAACAAAACCGCTGGAAGACAAAGAATTTATCGCCCAAACAGCCCAGTTTACCGCACTGGAGACCTCTAAAGAGATGGCCTATCAGCTTAAAATGATTGGGGAGCAGTTGGGTGGGCGTCTTGGTGGCGAAAAAACATTAAGCTTTTTGGGTAAAGAAGTCGACATATATACAGAGCAGGGTAATGTAATTACAGGACGTGTTACGCAGGTTAAGCTCAATGCGGATAATGGCACGAGCTTGATTGAGGTGGGCGGACGCGAATATTCTCCGGAGTTGGTACGTGCGGTGCGTGAGGTTAAGAGTGAGCCGATTGCTCCTCTTCAACAGAATATGCACGCGTTCAATATGTACGAAAGTGCTGTGCCCAATGTTGTTGCCCAGCCACAGAGCGAATAA
- a CDS encoding response regulator, whose product MSSTQHKAPGIGPNGAPYRVLVVDDSVFVQKQLKQILTSELFDVVDIANDGLEGVNKYKLITPPVDLVTMDITMPNMDGITALKTILEYDPNAKIVMISAIGREDLVKQALIAGAKNYMVKPLDRKKVIERISGVL is encoded by the coding sequence ATGAGTTCTACACAACACAAAGCACCAGGAATTGGCCCCAATGGAGCACCGTATCGGGTTCTTGTTGTAGATGACTCTGTTTTTGTTCAAAAACAACTAAAACAGATCTTGACATCAGAGCTTTTTGATGTTGTTGACATCGCCAACGATGGCTTAGAGGGCGTCAATAAATACAAGCTCATTACACCACCAGTCGATCTGGTAACGATGGATATTACGATGCCCAATATGGATGGCATCACCGCTCTAAAGACGATATTAGAATATGATCCTAATGCAAAAATTGTGATGATTAGTGCTATCGGGCGTGAAGATTTGGTCAAACAAGCTCTCATTGCTGGCGCAAAGAACTACATGGTCAAACCCCTAGATCGTAAAAAAGTGATTGAACGCATCTCAGGCGTTCTCTAA
- the flgE gene encoding flagellar hook protein FlgE produces the protein MMRSLYSGVAGLQNHQTRMDVVGNNVANVNTIGFKKNRVNFQDMLYQDSQGASRPTDDLGGTNPKQVGLGMLVAAIDTIHTQGAMQSTGVKSDLAIQGDGFFILRQGDQSFYTRAGAFGTDADGILVNPANGMRVQGWQSQEINGQMVVNPTGNPGEIRIPIYQKDPASATSVVKLMSNLDKNMPLIPEGATEADIARGTWTVSQNVYDSFGNTHQLRVEYRRMVDENGEAVPNQWMGEVFINRPVGADGEEANPTNLAVGVNGAEAGGTQFVMQFDNNGSLQSLTDVDGNVMDAGTLSLTVGFEVPESNEVDGEVLRQNFQIEVGMVGGYEDSTTQFASPSSNKSFFQDGYGMGYMSGYTIDQSGVITGVYTNGQSKVVGQIAMATFVNASGLEKSGETNFRETANSGVALIDVAGTAGKGKISAGMLEMSNVDLSAEFVDMIVTQRGFQANSKGITTSDTMLETILGLKR, from the coding sequence ATGATGAGATCATTATACTCTGGTGTTGCAGGATTGCAAAATCATCAGACACGCATGGACGTAGTGGGAAACAACGTTGCTAATGTCAATACGATTGGATTTAAGAAGAATCGTGTCAACTTTCAGGATATGCTCTATCAAGATAGCCAAGGTGCTTCTCGTCCAACCGACGATCTTGGTGGTACCAACCCTAAGCAAGTGGGGTTGGGTATGCTTGTTGCCGCGATTGATACGATTCATACGCAAGGTGCGATGCAGAGCACGGGTGTGAAGAGCGACTTGGCGATTCAAGGTGATGGTTTCTTTATTTTGAGACAAGGTGATCAGAGTTTTTATACGCGTGCTGGTGCTTTTGGTACGGACGCTGATGGTATTTTGGTCAATCCCGCTAATGGTATGCGTGTACAGGGCTGGCAGTCGCAAGAGATTAACGGGCAGATGGTGGTCAACCCTACGGGAAATCCTGGCGAGATTCGTATTCCTATCTACCAAAAAGATCCTGCTTCGGCAACCTCTGTGGTTAAATTGATGTCTAACTTAGACAAAAATATGCCTCTCATCCCTGAAGGTGCAACTGAAGCCGATATCGCTCGAGGTACTTGGACAGTTTCGCAAAATGTTTACGATAGCTTTGGTAATACCCATCAGTTGCGCGTGGAGTATCGTCGCATGGTGGATGAAAATGGTGAGGCAGTGCCTAATCAGTGGATGGGTGAGGTCTTTATTAACCGACCTGTTGGTGCGGATGGGGAAGAGGCTAATCCAACCAATCTTGCTGTTGGCGTTAATGGTGCGGAAGCAGGTGGTACGCAATTTGTGATGCAGTTTGACAATAATGGATCCTTACAGAGTCTGACGGATGTGGATGGTAATGTCATGGATGCCGGTACGCTCTCGCTTACGGTTGGCTTTGAAGTCCCAGAGTCAAATGAAGTGGATGGTGAAGTATTGCGCCAAAACTTCCAAATTGAAGTGGGTATGGTTGGTGGTTACGAAGATAGTACCACGCAATTTGCTAGCCCTAGTAGTAACAAATCTTTCTTCCAAGATGGCTACGGCATGGGTTATATGAGTGGCTATACCATCGATCAAAGTGGCGTAATTACGGGCGTTTACACTAATGGGCAGAGCAAGGTGGTGGGGCAAATTGCCATGGCAACCTTTGTGAATGCTAGCGGTTTGGAGAAGAGCGGTGAGACTAACTTTAGAGAGACAGCGAACTCGGGTGTAGCGTTGATTGATGTGGCCGGTACGGCGGGTAAAGGTAAGATTAGTGCTGGTATGCTGGAGATGTCGAATGTGGATCTCTCGGCAGAATTTGTGGATATGATTGTAACCCAGCGTGGATTCCAGGCAAACAGCAAGGGTATCACCACCAGCGATACGATGCTTGAGACAATTTTGGGTCTTAAACGTTAG
- a CDS encoding MotA/TolQ/ExbB proton channel family protein — protein MDLASLLGIIIAYGMLLFSMVATGAPLILFWDLGSLLLVVFGSLGATIMSNDMKVIKQVPTYVGLVFKSKNYSPMEVISQLVGFAESARKDGLLSLDDAIKDVEDKFLADGLRLVVDGTDPIIITKILEIELSKMDDRHNRGAGFFETWAALAPAFGMLGTVIGLIAMMANLGDTSSIGKGMALALITTFYGSLVANSIALPMSAKLRGNHDREMMYKEIMLEGILSIQSGDNPRILEQKLYSFLPGPERPVSQEP, from the coding sequence ATGGATTTAGCGTCTCTTTTAGGTATTATAATTGCATATGGTATGCTCCTGTTTTCGATGGTGGCTACGGGAGCTCCCCTGATTTTGTTTTGGGATTTAGGCTCGTTGCTTCTGGTTGTATTTGGATCGCTGGGTGCAACTATTATGTCTAATGACATGAAGGTGATTAAGCAGGTACCTACTTATGTGGGGCTGGTCTTTAAATCGAAAAATTATAGTCCGATGGAAGTGATTAGTCAGCTGGTTGGTTTTGCTGAAAGTGCTCGAAAAGACGGTCTGTTGAGCTTAGACGATGCTATTAAGGATGTAGAGGATAAGTTTTTAGCCGATGGGTTACGTCTTGTCGTGGATGGTACTGATCCTATCATTATTACAAAAATTCTGGAGATTGAACTCTCTAAAATGGATGATCGACATAATCGTGGTGCAGGATTCTTTGAGACTTGGGCGGCGCTGGCGCCTGCCTTTGGTATGTTGGGTACGGTTATTGGTCTTATCGCGATGATGGCGAACTTAGGTGATACTTCTTCTATTGGTAAGGGTATGGCGCTCGCGTTGATTACGACTTTTTACGGATCTTTGGTTGCTAACAGTATTGCACTACCCATGTCAGCAAAACTTCGTGGTAATCACGATCGGGAGATGATGTATAAAGAGATTATGTTAGAGGGTATCTTGAGTATTCAATCTGGCGATAACCCACGTATTCTTGAGCAAAAGCTCTATAGCTTTCTTCCAGGTCCAGAGCGCCCTGTATCTCAAGAACCTTAA
- a CDS encoding flagellar FlbD family protein, translating to MIKLTLLGKQGREFYLNPHVIESIEIGGADLIIHLLSGKSFMVAEDIQTVQKRIVTYRKEIGCFKNEE from the coding sequence ATGATTAAACTAACACTATTAGGTAAGCAGGGTAGAGAGTTTTATCTAAATCCGCATGTCATTGAGAGCATAGAGATTGGTGGAGCAGATTTGATCATTCATTTATTATCTGGAAAAAGTTTTATGGTGGCTGAAGATATTCAGACGGTACAGAAACGCATAGTAACCTATCGTAAAGAGATAGGTTGCTTTAAAAACGAAGAGTAG
- a CDS encoding OmpA family protein encodes MALAKKERKKIDPNGWLLTYGDMITLVLCFFVLLIGEPAQDSARMQLLSAAMGGLGPFTGGQTLDEGPLALMGSTVNALPSSQRKNQMGAAKAQAQHLQSQDQNNLIQQVVEDPERGLVITLAGDVLFAPDSVELDIERNRRMLQELAILLNSPELAGMTYRVEGHTDSVSPEFISREFASRFRSNWDVSTARAINVLQYLVDYGAPESRMQVTGFAGTRPIVFGDDPESRAYNRRVEIVVLTRGHL; translated from the coding sequence ATGGCATTGGCAAAAAAAGAACGAAAAAAGATAGATCCCAATGGTTGGCTCTTAACCTATGGTGATATGATTACGTTAGTATTATGCTTCTTCGTCTTGTTGATTGGTGAGCCTGCACAAGATTCGGCGCGCATGCAACTGTTATCGGCGGCGATGGGTGGGCTAGGTCCTTTTACCGGTGGGCAGACGCTAGATGAAGGGCCTCTTGCATTGATGGGCAGTACGGTAAATGCTTTACCCTCTTCTCAACGAAAAAATCAGATGGGGGCGGCTAAAGCACAAGCTCAACATTTGCAGAGTCAAGATCAAAACAACTTAATTCAACAAGTGGTTGAAGATCCTGAACGTGGCTTGGTTATTACCTTGGCAGGGGATGTCCTCTTTGCCCCCGATTCTGTGGAGTTAGACATTGAGCGTAATCGACGGATGTTACAAGAGCTGGCAATTTTGTTGAATTCCCCTGAATTAGCTGGAATGACATATCGCGTGGAGGGGCATACTGATTCAGTTTCTCCTGAGTTTATTAGTCGGGAGTTTGCAAGTCGATTCCGTTCTAACTGGGATGTCTCCACCGCTAGAGCAATTAACGTCTTACAGTATCTTGTTGACTACGGTGCGCCTGAATCTCGTATGCAAGTTACTGGATTTGCAGGCACACGTCCAATAGTCTTTGGCGATGATCCTGAGAGTCGCGCTTATAATCGGCGGGTAGAGATTGTTGTATTGACCAGAGGTCATCTCTAA
- a CDS encoding flagellar hook-length control protein FliK, translated as MQIPFIQSDITSVRVESDKGSSRSFERSESTHQPQTREREAGVAEERDLRVDSLLREDAPSEDALDVIGEGVGDQESQVSLVALMQQAMAVEEGTTESEEITNIEMIDMRELLEEDGDASVLNWVAFGGNAQEKELFSMNRDFAVAQQIDKYAQNQPQKSPRGAEEVRELLANMQGSALPESEEIIMPLVMPKESVSVNKSASAGMELTQLLKGEQKATERVGMKVDESLVNREMTLIVNQVRSESDMPKPLLDVAQKLEIQNAVRQALLQGGNTEIVQRAQFVVRTEEMGEIRLMLRPEHLGTVRVNLVVEDGRILGRIVVANEHVKAAFDDNMKDLRDAFLKSGFESDFDVDYQGSGEEQPKEHRGGYHSRRLREEASREYTSDILAYWQNQNG; from the coding sequence ATGCAGATACCATTTATACAATCTGATATCACCTCGGTTCGGGTAGAGAGCGACAAGGGCTCATCGCGTTCTTTTGAGCGATCTGAATCGACTCATCAACCGCAGACTAGAGAGAGAGAGGCTGGGGTGGCAGAGGAGCGAGATCTTCGTGTCGATTCGTTGCTCAGAGAGGATGCTCCTTCTGAGGATGCTTTGGACGTTATCGGTGAAGGTGTTGGAGACCAAGAGTCTCAAGTCTCTTTGGTTGCATTAATGCAACAGGCGATGGCGGTGGAAGAGGGTACTACGGAGAGTGAGGAAATTACAAATATCGAGATGATTGATATGCGTGAGCTTCTTGAGGAAGATGGTGATGCGTCGGTATTGAACTGGGTGGCTTTTGGTGGTAATGCGCAAGAGAAAGAGCTCTTTAGTATGAATCGAGATTTTGCCGTGGCGCAACAGATTGACAAGTATGCGCAGAATCAACCGCAAAAATCTCCGCGAGGGGCAGAAGAAGTTCGTGAACTTTTGGCGAATATGCAAGGGAGTGCTCTACCAGAGAGCGAAGAGATAATCATGCCTTTGGTTATGCCGAAAGAGTCTGTAAGTGTAAACAAGTCGGCTTCGGCTGGTATGGAGTTGACGCAGCTGCTCAAGGGGGAGCAAAAAGCCACGGAGCGCGTGGGTATGAAGGTGGATGAGTCCTTGGTGAACAGAGAGATGACGTTGATTGTGAATCAGGTGCGTTCCGAGAGCGATATGCCTAAGCCATTATTAGATGTGGCACAGAAGTTAGAGATTCAGAACGCGGTACGTCAGGCGCTTCTTCAGGGTGGGAACACCGAGATTGTCCAACGGGCGCAGTTTGTGGTACGAACAGAAGAGATGGGTGAAATTCGTTTGATGTTACGCCCTGAGCATTTGGGTACGGTACGTGTCAATTTAGTGGTAGAAGATGGTCGCATTTTGGGGCGTATTGTGGTTGCAAATGAGCATGTGAAAGCAGCGTTTGACGATAATATGAAAGATTTACGTGATGCTTTTTTGAAGAGTGGTTTTGAGTCTGATTTTGATGTAGATTATCAAGGATCGGGGGAAGAACAACCGAAGGAGCATCGTGGTGGCTATCACTCTAGGCGGTTACGAGAAGAGGCTTCTCGTGAATATACCAGCGATATTTTAGCATATTGGCAGAATCAAAATGGATAG